A DNA window from Daucus carota subsp. sativus chromosome 3, DH1 v3.0, whole genome shotgun sequence contains the following coding sequences:
- the LOC108211776 gene encoding 1-acyl-sn-glycerol-3-phosphate acyltransferase 2: MAIPTAAYVVPLGAIFFFSGLLVNLIQAFFFITVWPFSKKTYIRINKVIVELLWLEFVWLADWWAGLKIEVYADAETFQLMGKEHALVICNHKSDIDWLVGWILAQRAGCLGSSFAVTKKSARYLPVVGWSIWFSGAIFLERSWEKDENTLKAGFQRLREFPCAFWLGLFVEGTRFTQAKLLAAQEYASTMGLPFPRNVLIPRTKGFIAAVNHMREFVPAIYDLTFAFPKDSPPPTMLRLLKGQPSVVHVHIKRHLMKDLPEKNEAVAQWCKDVFLVKDKLLDKHKEDGSFGDGELHEIGRPLKSLVVVTAWACLLILGTLKFLQWSSLLSSWKGLIFSATGLAVLTVLMQFLIQSTQSERSNPASLSKPVRAKPVKPNI; encoded by the exons ATGGCTATTCCAACAGCAGCCTATGTGGTGCCACTGGGGGCCATCTTCTTTTTCTCAGGATTACTCGTTAATCTCATTCAG GCGTTTTTCTTCATAACTGTGTGGCCATTTTCCAAGAAAACGTATATAAGGATCAACAAAGTGATTGTAGAGCTCTTGTGGCTTGAATTCGTCTGGCTTGCTGACTGGTGGGCTGGGCTTAAG ATTGAAGTGTATGCGGATGCGGAAACATTCCAGTTGATGG GGAAAGAACATGCGCTCGTCATATGCAACCACAAAAGTGATATTGACTGGCTGGTTGGCTGGATTTTGGCTCAG CGAGCTGGTTGCCTTGGTAGTTCATTTGCCGTGACAAAGAAATCAGCAAGATACCTTCCT GTTGTGGGTTGGTCAATATGGTTTTCTGGGGCTATCTTTTTAGAAAGGAGTTGGGAAAAGGATGAAAATACTCTCAAG GCCGGATTTCAGCGCTTAAGGGAATTCCCATGTGCTTTCTGGCTGGGGCTATTTGTTGAAGGTACTCGCTTCACACAGGCGAAACTTTTAGCCGCTCAGGAATATGCATCTACAATGGGATTGCCTTTTCCTAGGAATGTTCTGATTCCAAGAACGAAG GGTTTTATTGCCGCAGTAAATCACATGCGTGAGTTTGTTCCAGCTATTTATGATCTAACATTCGCGTTCCCCAAAGACTCGCCTCCGCCCACAATGCTAAGACTTTTAAAGGGGCAACCTTCTGTG GTGCATGTTCACATCAAAAGGCATTTAATGAAGGATTTGCCTGAGAAGAATGAAGCTGTTGCACAATGGTGTAAAGATGTATTCTTGGTTAAG GATAAATTACTTGACAAACATAAAGAGGACGGCAGTTTTGGTGATGGAGAGTTGCATGAAATTGGCCGACCATTGAAGTCTCTTGTG GTTGTCACCGCTTGGGCTTGTCTACTCATTTTAGGAACCTTAAAGTTCTTGCAATGGTCATCGCTCCTGTCTTCTTGGAAGGGTCTTATATTTTCTGCTACAGGCTTGGCTGTTTTGACGGTACTCATGCAATTTCTAATACAATCAACGCAGTCAGAGCGCTCAAACCCTGCTAGTCTGTCTAAACCTGTCAGGGCAAAACCAGTGAAGccaaatatataa
- the LOC108213673 gene encoding cytochrome P450 93A3, producing MTDYQVYLVYSLLLIISSITLRGIFKTRNTSSLPPSPPRIPIIGHLHLLAPIPHQALHKLSTRYGPLIHLFLGSKPCIVASSPEMATEILKTHEASWLDRPKTEAVDYLTYGSQDFAFATYGPYWKFVKKLCMSELLSGRTLDLLQPIRRHEIESMVNAMMKKARAGEAADVRVELIRLANNTFSSLFMGKRWSENEDEAEEVHKLIQEITELAGKFNFSDYIWFCKNLDLQGIRKRVVDVRGRFDNMMERIIEDRVDLRRTRKQNGIGGHLEKNLLDILLDISEDESREIKLSRENIKAFTLDLFFAGSETSATATEWALAELINHPDIMKEARQEIDTVVGKNRLVEESDIINLPYLQSIVKETLRLHPPGPLIEREASEDCTIANYQIPAKTRLFVNVWALGRDSDYWENAPEFIPERFFLSSEDKRNGKSQLDVRGQHFQVLPFGSGRRGCPGISLALRSVQTTLAVLIQCFEWEVRGEGQNGGSTVNMEEGTGLTISRARPLVCVPVARLDPFPSM from the exons ATGACAGACTATCAAGTTTATCTAGTTTACTCACTGCTTCTGATCATTTCCTCCATTACACTACGAGGCATTTTTAAAACTCGAAACACCTCTAGCCTTCCACCTAGCCCTCCGAGAATTCCAATCATTGGTCATCTGCACCTTCTTGCCCCTATACCACATCAGGCTCTTCACAAGCTCTCGACGCGTTATGGACCTTTAATCCATCTCTTCCTTGGCTCCAAGCCTTGCATTGTGGCCTCGTCGCCTGAAATGGCGACAGAAATTCTTAAAACACACGAGGCATCTTGGTTAGACCGGCCTAAAACTGAGGCGGTAGATTATTTAACATATGGTTCACAAGACTTTGCGTTTGCCACGTATGGACCATACTGGAAGTTTGTTAAGAAACTTTGCATGTCTGAGCTTCTTAGTGGCCGAACTCTTGATCTTCTACAACCAATTAGACGCCATGAGATTGAGAGTATGGTGAATGCAATGATGAAAAAGGCCAGAGCTGGAGAGGCTGCTGATGTTAGAGTTGAGCTTATTAGGCTCGCCAACAATACATTTTCAAGTCTGTTTATGGGCAAGAGGTGGTCAGAGAATGAGGACGAAGCTGAAGAAGTACACAAGTTAATCCAAGAGATCACTGAGCTTGCAGGGAAGTTCAATTTCTCTGATTATATTTGGTTCTGCAAGAATTTGGATTTACAGGGTATCAGGAAGAGAGTGGTGGATGTACGCGGAAGGTTTGACAATATGATGGAGAGGATTATAGAGGATCGCGTAGACCTGAGGAGGACGAGGAAACAAAATGGCATTGGAGGACATTTGGAGAAAAACTTGCTTGATATATTACTTGATATATCAGAAGATGAGAGCCGTGAGATTAAATTGAGCAGAGAGAACATCAAGGCTTTCACACTG GATTTGTTTTTTGCTGGATCAGAAACTTCTGCCACCGCAACAGAATGGGCGCTAGCAGAGCTAATCAACCATCCGGACATCATGAAAGAAGCTAGACAAGAAATAGATACTGTTGTAGGAAAGAACAGATTAGTTGAAGAATCCGATATCATAAATCTCCCTTACCTTCAATCTATTGTAAAAGAAACACTGAGACTTCACCCTCCCGGTCCACTAATAGAAAGAGAAGCAAGTGAAGACTGTACCATTGCAAACTACCAGATACCCGCCAAGACAAGACTATTTGTTAATGTTTGGGCTCTTGGCCGAGACTCAGACTACTGGGAAAATGCACCTGAATTCATCCCCGAAAGGTTCTTCCTGAGTAGTGAAGATAAAAGGAATGGAAAAAGTCAGTTGGATGTTAGAGGGCAGCATTTTCAAGTGTTACCATTTGGAAGCGGACGAAGAGGGTGTCCAGGGATTTCACTAGCATTGCGGTCTGTCCAAACAACTCTTGCTGTACTGATACAATGTTTTGAATGGGAAGTAAGAGGTGAAGGGCAGAATGGTGGGAGTACTGTGAACATGGAAGAAGGTACTGGTTTGACAATCTCCAGGGCTCGGCCTTTGGTTTGTGTTCCGGTTGCTAGGCTTGATCCGTTTCCATCTATGTAG
- the LOC108213340 gene encoding cytochrome P450 93A3-like has product MTNAEVYLVYIFLLIISAIILAIFKTRTTSSLPPSPPRIPIIGHLHLLAPIPHQALHRLSTRYGPLVHIFLGSHPCLVVSSPEMAKVFLKTHEAYWSDRPQTEATDYLTYGSQDFSFAPYGPYWKFVKKLCMSELLGGKTLDLLLPVRRYEIESLVKVMLEKSRSGKAVDIGDELMRLTNNIISRMIMRGRSSENEDEAARVKSLIKEVAEITGKFNVSDYIWFCKNLDLQGIKKRLVDIRKRFDKMMERIIEEHIDARLKRQENGNGGEVKKHLLDILLDISEDESLEIKLSRENIKAFILDLYVAGTDTSAVTIEWALAELINHPEIMDKAVQEIDNVVGKNRLLEESDIVNLPYLQAIVKETLRLHPAGPLTVRERSEDCTIEDYHIPAKTRVFINIWAIGRDTNHWENALEFKPERFLMSSEDMNHGKSQVDFRGQHFHLLPFGSGRRGCPGSSLAMQVVQTTLGVLIQCFEWKVGGAGENGEHTVSMEEGLGLTLPRAHPLVCFPVTRLDPFPSI; this is encoded by the exons ATGACAAACGCTGAAGTTTATCTAGTTTACATATTCCTCTTGATCATTTCTGCCATCATACTAGCCATTTTCAAAACTCGAACCACCTCTAGTCTTCCGCCTAGCCCTCCTAGAATTCCAATCATCGGTCATCTGCACCTTCTTGCCCCTATACCACATCAGGCTCTTCACAGGCTCTCGACGCGTTATGGACCTTTAGTCCATATTTTCCTTGGCTCTCATCCTTGTCTAGTTGTATCATCTCCTGAAATGGCAAAAGTGTTTCTCAAAACACACGAAGCATATTGGTCAGACCGGCCTCAAACTGAGGCCACGGATTACCTAACATACGGTTCACAAGACTTTTCATTTGCTCCGTATGGACCATACTGGAAGTTCGTGAAGAAACTATGTATGTCTGAGCTTCTTGGTGGTAAAACTCTTGATCTTCTACTGCCTGTTAGGCGCTATGAGATCGAGAGCTTGGTGAAAGTAATGTTGGAGAAGTCTAGAAGTGGAAAGGCAGTTGATATTGGTGATGAGCTCATGAGGCTCACCAACAATATAATTTCAAGAATGATTATGAGGGGGAGGTCTTCAGAGAATGAGGATGAAGCTGCGCGAGTTAAGAGCTTGATTAAAGAGGTAGCGGAGATTACAGGCAAGTTCAATGTATCCGACTACATATGGTTTTGCAAGAATTTGGATTTGCAGGGTATTAAGAAGAGGCTCGTGGATATCCGTAAAAGGTTTGACAAAATGATGGAGAGGATTATAGAGGAGCACATTGATGCAAGGCTGAAGAGGCAAGAGAATGGGAATGGAGGTGAAGTAAAGAAACACTTGCTTGATATTCTACTTGATATATCAGAAGACGAGAGCCTTGAGATTAAATTGAGCAGAGAGAACATCAAGGCTTTCATACTG GATTTATATGTAGCTGGAACAGACACTTCTGCTGTCACAATAGAATGGGCGCTTGCAGAGCTAATTAACCATCCGGAAATTATGGATAAGGCCGTACAAGAAATAGATAATGTTGTTGGAAAAAACAGATTACTTGAAGAATCTGATATCGTGAATCTCCCCTACCTTCAAGCTATTGTCAAAGAAACACTCAGACTTCACCCTGCTGGTCCGCTGACAGTAAGAGAAAGGAGTGAAGATTGTACCATTGAAGACTACCACATACCTGCAAAGACTAGAGTCTTTATCAATATTTGGGCTATTGGGCGTGACACGAATCACTGGGAAAATGCACTTGAATTTAAACCTGAAAGATTTCTTATGAGTAGTGAAGACATGAACCATGGGAAAAGCCAAGTAGATTTTAGAGGACAGCATTTTCATCTGTTGCCATTTGGGAGCGGACGAAGAGGATGTCCAGGGTCTTCACTTGCTATGCAAGTTGTCCAGACAACTCTTGGTGTATTGATACAATGCTTTGAATGGAAAGTAGGAGGTGCAGGGGAGAATGGTGAGCATACTGTGAGTATGGAAGAAGGCTTGGGTTTGACACTTCCGAGGGCTCATCCTTTGGTTTGTTTTCCAGTTACTAGGCTTGATCCATTCCCATCCATTTAG
- the LOC108212077 gene encoding cytochrome P450 93A3-like, translated as MEDFQVYIVYFFIWLISTIILRAIFKSRTTSSLPPSPLRIPIIGHLHLLAPIPHQALHKLSTRYGPLIHIYLGSNPCIVASSPEMAKEFLKTHEASWSDRPQTEATDYLTYGSQDFSFAPYGPYWKFVKKLCMSELLGGRTLDLLQPVRRHEIESMVNVLLKKAKAGKAVDIGAELMRLTNNVISRMLMRERCSENEDEAGDVKNLIKEVAEITGKFNASDYIWFCKNLDLQGIRKRLVDIRGRFDKMMERIIEEHRDVRRKRKENSDAGPEEKDLLDILLDISEDESLEIKLSRENIKAFILDIFAAGTETSAITTEWALAELINHPNIMKKARQEIDTVVGKNRLVEESDIANLPYLQAILKETLRLHPTGPLIVREASKDCTIANYHIPAKTRLFVNVWALGRDSNYWNNALEFKPERFDMSIEDIKNGKSQLDVRGQHFHLLPFGSGRRGCPGTSLALQVVQTTLAVLIQCFEWEVENAGQNDENTVSMEEGLGLTLPRAHPLVCVPVARLDPFPCM; from the exons ATGGAAGATTTTCAAGTTTATATTGTTTACTTCTTCATTTGGCTCATCTCAACCATTATTCTACGAGCCATATTCAAAAGTCGAACCACCTCTAGCCTTCCACCAAGCCCTCTTAGAATTCCCATCATTGGTCATCTTCACCTTCTTGCTCCAATACCACATCAGGCTCTTCACAAGCTCTCGACACGTTATGGACCTTTAATCCATATTTATCTTGGCTCTAATCCTTGTATTGTTGCCTCATCGCCTGAAATGGCCAAAGAGTTTCTCAAAACACATGAGGCGTCTTGGTCAGACCGGCCTCAAACTGAGGCAACAGATTACCTAACCTATGGTTCACAAGATTTTTCATTTGCTCCGTATGGACCATACTGGAAGTTTGTAAAGAAACTTTGCATGTCTGAGCTTCTTGGTGGTCGAACTCTTGATCTTCTTCAGCCTGTTAGACGCCACGAGATTGAGAGTATGGTGAATGTACTGTTGAAAAAGGCCAAAGCTGGAAAGGCTGTTGATATTGGAGCTGAGCTTATGAGGCTCACAAACAATGTTATTTCAAGAATGCTAATGAGGGAGAGGTGCTCAGAGAATGAGGATGAAGCTGGAGACGTTAAGAACTTAATCAAAGAGGTCGCTGAAATTACAGGGAAGTTTAATGCCTCTGATTATATATGGTTTTGCAAGAATTTGGATTTACAGGGAATCAGGAAAAGGCTTGTGGATATACGCGGGAGGTTTGACAAAATGATGGAACGGATTATAGAGGAGCACAGAGACGTGAGGaggaagagaaaagaaaatagcgATGCAGGACCTGAAGAAAAAGATTTGCTTGATATCTTACTTGATATATCAGAAGATGAGAGCCTTGAGATAAAATTGAGCAGAGAGAACATCAAGGCTTTCATACTG GATATATTTGCAGCTGGAACAGAAACTTCTGCCATCACAACAGAATGGGCACTAGCAGAGCTAATAAACCATCCAAACATCATGAAAAAAGCTAGACAAGAAATCGACACTGTTGTTGGAAAGAACAGACTAGTTGAAGAATCTGACATCGCGAACCTCCCTTATCTTCAAGCAATTCTAAAAGAAACACTGAGACTTCACCCTACCGGTCCACTCATAGTAAGAGAAGCAAGTAAAGACTGTACCATTGCAAACTACCACATACCCGCCAAGACTAGACTATTTGTCAACGTTTGGGCTCTAGGCCGTGACTCAAACTACTGGAATAATGCACTAGAATTCAAACCCGAAAGGTTTGACATGAGTATTGAAGATATAAAGAATGGTAAGAGCCAATTGGATGTTAGAGGCCAGCATTTTCATCTGCTGCCTTTTGGAAGCGGACGAAGAGGGTGTCCCGGGACTTCACTGGCATTGCAGGTTGTCCAAACAACTCTTGCTGTATTGATACAATGTTTTGAATGGGAAGTAGAAAATGCAGGACAGAATGATGAGAATACTGTGAGCATGGAAGAAGGCCTGGGTTTGACACTTCCCAGGGCTCATCCTTTGGTTTGTgttccagttgctaggcttgatcCATTTCCATGCATGTAG
- the LOC108215468 gene encoding cytochrome P450 93A3 translates to MEDFQVYLVYFFISLIPTIILGALYKSRTPSGLPPSPPKIPVIGHLHLLAPIPHQALHKLSRRYGPLFHIYLGSKLCLVVSSPEMAKEFLKTNEATWLNRPQTEALDYLTYGSQDFAFATYGPYWKFIKKLTMSELLGGQTLGLLQSVRVQEVGSMVKEILKKAEAGETIDVGSRLVRLTNNVISRMLMRKRSSENEDEAGDITKLFKEATEISGRFNVSDYIWFCRNLDLQGIRKIFVDIRARFDNMVDRIIEEHLDVKRKWKENGDGGHAEKNLLNILLDISEDQSREIKLSREHIKAFMLDVFSGATDTSSLTLEWALAQLINHPHIMEKARQEIDTVVGKNKLVEESDITNLPYLQAIVKETLRLHPPGPLVAREASKDCIVAGYHIPAKTRLFLNLWSLGRDTDYWENALEFKPERFFLTSEDIRNGKSPPDIKGLHFQLLPFGSGRRGCPGMSLALQVVHTTLAVLIQCFEWQVKGEKHNGENTVNMEERLGLTLSRAHPFLCVPVARLDPFPSI, encoded by the exons ATGGAAGATTTCCAAGTTTATCTAGTTTACTTTTTCATTTCCCTCATTCCAACCATTATCCTAGGAGCCTTATACAAAAGTCGAACCCCCTCTGGCCTTCCACCCAGCCCTCCTAAAATTCCAGTCATTGGTCATCTTCACCTCCTTGCTCCGATACCACATCAAGCTCTGCACAAGCTCTCGAGGCGTTATGGACCTTTGTTCCATATTTACCTTGGCTCCAAGCTTTGCCTTGTTGTCTCGTCGCCTGAAATGGCCAAAGAGTTTCTTAAAACAAACGAGGCAACTTGGTTAAACAGGCCTCAAACTGAGGCCCTAGATTACCTAACATATGGTTCACAAGACTTCGCTTTTGCTACTTATGGACCATACTGGAAGTTCATAAAGAAACTAACTATGTCTGAGCTTCTTGGTGGTCAAACTCTTGGCCTTCTGCAATCTGTAAGAGTCCAAGAGGTTGGGAGTATGGtgaaagaaattttgaaaaaggcGGAAGCTGGAGAGACTATTGATGTTGGATCCCGGCTAGTGAGGCTCACAAACAATGTTATTTCAAGAATGCTAATGAGAAAGAGAAGCTCAGAGAATGAGGATGAAGCTGGAGACATTACGAAATTATTCAAAGAGGCAACTGAAATTTCAGGTAGGTTTAATGTTTCGGATTATATATGGTTTTGCAGGAATTTGGATTTGCAGGGAATCAGAAAGATCTTTGTGGATATACGCGCAAGGTTTGACAACATGGTGGATAGGATTATAGAGGAGCACTTAGACGTGAAAAGGAAGTGGAAAGAAAATGGCGATGGAGGACATGCAGAGAAAAACTTGCTCAATATCTTACTTGATATATCAGAAGACCAGAGCCGTGAGATTAAATTAAGCAGAGAGCACATCAAGGCTTTCATGCTG GATGTGTTTTCCGGTGCAACAGATACTTCTTCCCTGACATTAGAATGGGCACTAGCACAGCTAATAAACCATCCACACATCATGGAAAAAGCGAGGCAAGAAATAGATACTGTTGTTGGAAAGAACAAACTAGTTGAAGAATCCGATATCACCAATCTCCCTTACCTTCAAGCTATTGTAAAAGAAACACTGCGACTTCACCCTCCTGGTCCACTAGTAGCAAGAGAAGCCAGTAAAGATTGTATCGTCGCAGGCTACCACATACCAGCCAAGACTAGACTATTTCTTAATCTTTGGTCTCTTGGCCGCGACACAGACTACTGGGAAAATGCACTTGAATTCAAACCCGAAAGATTTTTCCTGACCAGTGAAGATATAAGGAATGGAAAGAGTCCGCCGGATATTAAAGGGCTGCATTTTCAACTGCTGCCATTTGGCAGCGGACGAAGAGGGTGTCCAGGAATGTCACTAGCATTGCAGGTTGTCCATACAACTCTTGCTGTATTGATACAATGTTTTGAGTGGCAAGTAAAAGGTGAAAAGCACAATGGTGAGAACACTGTCAACATGGAAGAACGTTTGGGTTTGACACTCTCCAGGGCTCATCCTTTTCTTTGTGTTCCGGTTGCAAGGCTTGATCCATTTCCATCCATTTAA
- the LOC108214563 gene encoding DExH-box ATP-dependent RNA helicase DExH10: MEGSPSMGKRKVSEENLGDVAKKEEPVLKKANVTRTCVHEVAVPSGYTAVKDESVHGTLSDPVFTGTMAKTYQFTLDPFQSVSVACLERNESVLVSAHTSAGKTAVAEYAIAMSFRDKQRVIYTSPLKALSNQKYRELSQEFTDVGLMTGDVTLSPNASCLVMTTEILRGMLYRGSEVLKEVAWVIFDEIHYMKDRERGVVWEESIIFLPPAIKMVFLSATMSNATEFAEWICNIHKQPCHVVYTDFRPTPLQHYVFPVGGSGLYLVVDENESFREDNFVKLQDTFAKPKQIDGNKSGGKANGRIAKGGNGSGGSDIYKIVKMIMERKFQPVIIFSFSRRECEQHAMSMSKLDFNSQEEKDIVEQVFRNAILCLNEEDRNLPAIELMLPLLQRGIAVHHSGLLPIIKELVELLFQEGLVKALFATETFAMGLNMPAKTVVFTSVKKWDGDSHRYIGSGEYIQMSGRAGRRGKDDRGICIIMVDEQMEMNTLKDMVLGKPAPLVSTFRLSYYSILNLMSRASGQFTAEHVIKNSFHQFQYEKALPDIGNKVTELEKEAALLDASGEAQVAEYHNLKLEIGHLEKKMMAEITRPERVLYYLLPGRLVKVREGGTDWGWGVVVNVVKSPSAAPGTLPSALSSSRGCNYIVDTLLHCSIGSNENGARPKPCLPRPGEKGEMHVVPVQLPLISTLSKIRISVPSDLRPVEVRQSILLAVQELGKRFPQGLPKLNPVKDMGIEEPELVELVNQIETIEKQMMSHPLFKSQDENQIKCFQRKAEVNHEIQQLKTKMRDSQLQKFRNELKNRSRVLKKLGHIDADGVVQLKGRAACLIDTGDELLVTELMFNGTFNNLDHHQIAALASCFIPGDRSNEQIQLRAELNKPLQQLQDSARRIAEIQHECKLEVVVDEYVEAAVRPFLMDVIYCWSKGATFAEVIQMTDIFEGSIIRLARRLDEFLNQLRAAAHAVGEGDLESKFAAASESLRRGIMFANSLYL; encoded by the exons ATGGAGGGCTCACCGAGCATGGGGAAGAGAAAAGTATCGGAAGAAAATTTAGGAGATGTAGCGAAGAAGGAGGAACCTGTACTGAAGAAGGCTAATGTGACAAGAACATGTGTGCATGAAGTTGCTGTTCCTAGTGGGTATACAGCGGTTAAAGATGAGTCGGTTCATGGTACTCTTTCGGACCCTGTTTTTACGGGGACAATGGCGAAAACCTACCAGTTTACTCTTGATCCGTTTCAGAGTGTGTCGGTGGCTTGTTTGGAAAGGAATGAGTCTGTTTTGGTGTCGGCACATACTTCGGCTGGTAAAACTGCTGTTGCAGAGTATGCAATTGCGATGTCTTTTAGAGATAAGCAGAGGGTGATATACACTTCTCCGTTGAAAGCTTTGAGTAATCAGAAGTATAGAGAGTTAAGCCAAGAGTTTACTGATGTTGGATTGATGACGGGTGATGTCACACTGTCACCAAATGCAAGTTGTTTAGTGATGACAACAGAGATTCTTCGGGGAATGCTTTACCGGGGTTCTGAGGTTTTGAAAGAAGTTGCCTGGGTTATATTCGACGAAATACATTATATGAAGGACCGGGAAAGAGGTGTGGTTTGGGAAGAGAGTATTATATTCCTGCCACCTGCTATTAAGATGGTCTTTCTTTCGGCAACGATGTCAAATGCCACAGAGTTTGCCGAGTGGATATGTAATATACATAAGCAACCATGCCATGTGGTTTACACAGATTTTCGGCCAACTCCTCTGCAGCATTATGTGTTCCCTGTTGGTGGATCAGGCTTATATCTTGTTGTTGACGAGAATGAATCGTTTAGAGAAGATAATTTTGTCAAATTGCAGGATACTTTCGCAAAACCAAAGCAGATTGATGGGAACAAAAGTGGTGGTAAAGCGAATGGTAGAATTGCTAAAGGGGGAAACGGTTCCGGTGGttctgatatatataaaattgtaaag ATGATTATGGAACGGAAATTCCAGCCTGTCATAATTTTCAGCTTTAGTAGAAGAGAATGTGAGCAACATGCAATGTCAATGTCCAAGCTTGATTTTAATAGTCAGGAGGAGAAAGATATTGTGGAACAGGTTTTTCGGAATGCAATACTGTGCTTGAATGAAGAAGACAGAAACTTACCTGCAATTGAACTAATGTTACCACTACTCCAGCGAGGCATTGCTGTTCATCACTCTGGTCTTCTTCCAATCATTAAGGAATTGGTTGAACTTCTTTTCCAAGAAGGCTTAGTAAAGGCACTCTTTGCCACAGAGACG TTTGCTATGGGATTGAACATGCCTGCCAAAACTGTAGTTTTTAccagtgtaaagaaatgggatgGTGATAGTCACCGCTACATTGGCTCTGGTGAGTATATTCAG ATGAGTGGTAGAGCTGGGCGTCGTGGCAAAGATGACCGCGGTATCTGTATCATAATGGTTGATGAGCAG ATGGAGATGAACACCCTGAAGGACATGGTACTGGGTAAACCAGCTCCACTAGTTAGCACATTCAGGCTGAGCTACTATTCAATTTTGAATTTGATGAGCCGTGCCTCTGGCCAGTTTACTGCTGAGCATGTCATCAAGAACTCATTTCATCAATTTCAATATGAAAAG GCCTTGCCTGACATAGGGAATAAGGTTACAGAACTAGAGAAAGAAGCAGCACTGCTAGATGCATCTGGAGAG GCCCAAGTTGCTGAATATCATAATTTAAAGCTCGAGATAGGTCACCTTGAGAAGAAAATGATGGCAGAGATAACAAGGCCCGAAAGGGTTCTCTATTATCTTTTACCTGGAAGGCTG gtCAAGGTACGGGAAGGTGGGACAGACTGGGGTTGGGGTGTTGTAGTTAATGTGGTAAAGTCTCCTTCAGCAGCACCAGGAACTTTACCCTCTGCATTATCTTCTTCCCGGGGTTGCAACTATATAGTGGATACTTTACTCCATTGTTCTATTGGTTCAAATGAAAATGGTGCTCGCCCAAAACCATGTCTTCCTCGTCCTGGAGAGAAAGGCGAAATGCATGTG GTTCCTGTCCAGTTACCTCTTATATCGACGTTGAGCAAAATCAGAATTTCAGTTCCTTCGGATCTTCGTCCAGTAGAAGTAAGGCAAAGTATACTGCTTGCTGTACAGGAGCTTGGAAAACGTTTTCCTCAAGGTCTCCCTAAGCTTAATCCTGTAAAG GACATGGGTATTGAAGAACCTGAATTGGTTGAGTTGGTAAACCAGATTGAAACGATTGAGAAGCAAATGATGTCTCATCCACTATTTAAG TCACAAGATGAAAATCAGATAAAATGTTTCCAGAGGAAAGCGGAGGTGAATCATGAAATTCAACAGCTAAAAACAAAAATGCGTGATTCCCAG CTTCAAAAATTCCGTAATGAACTGAAGAACAGGTCACGTGTTTTAAAAAAGCTGGGTCACATTGATGCTGATGGTGTTGTCCAGTTAAAGGGCCGGGCAGCTTGCTTGATTGACACAGGAGATGAACTTCTTGTTACTGAACTAATGTTTAACg GCACATTCAACAATCTTGATCATCATCAGATTGCGGCTCTGGCAAGTTGCTTCATTCCAGGAGACCGATCAAATGAACAGATACAATTAAGAGCAGAACTTAATAAGCCCCTGCAACAGCTCCAAGATAGTGCGAGAAGAATAGCGGAG ATACAACATGAATGCAAATTAGAAGTAGTCGTGGATGAGTACGTGGAAGCAGCTGTTAGACCATTCTTGATGGATGTCATATATTGTTGGTCGAAA GGTGCAACATTTGCTGAAGTTATACAAATGACGGACATTTTTGAGGGAAGTATTATACGGCTTGCTAGAAGGCTTGATGAGTTTCTAAACCAG TTGCGTGCTGCTGCCCATGCTGTTGGAGAGGGTGATTTGGAGAGCAAATTTGCAGCAGCAAGTGAAAGCCTTCGCCGTGGAATAATGTTTGCAAACTCGCTCTATCTTTGA